The segment GTAGTTATGAAAGAGGATGAAGTTAAAATTAAATTTTATGTTCCCGCAGGGTGGAATAGTGTTGAAACCTCCGAGGACATATTAAGAAAATTAGAGGATATGGGTATAAATAAGGACAATAGTAAGGTGGTAGCAACAGGATATGGAAGAGTGTCTGTCCCTTATGCAGATAAAACAGTTACAGAAATAACTTGCCATGGCAGGGGAGCATATTTTTTATGTGGAAATGACTGCACAGTTATAGATGTTGGAGGACAAGACACTAAGGTTATAACTGTGGAAAATGGTATGGTTACAGATTTTTTAATGAACGACAAATGTTCTGCAGGCACAGGTAGATTTTTAGAAATAATGGCTTCAAAGCTTGGGATTGGCATTGAAGATTTGTGCAGACTTTCAATGGAGGGCGGAGGAGTTACTATAAGCTCTATGTGTACTGTATTTGCGGAATCAGAGGTTATAAGTCTTGTAGCGAAGGGTAAAAACAGGGAAGATATTGCTTTTGCTATTGTGGATTCAATAGTTAGTAAGGTGAATTCCCTTTGCCTTAGACATTCATCTTCAAAGCATTATTTCTTTACTGGTGGATTATGTGAAAATAAATATTTTGTTGAAAAACTTTCTTTAAAACTAGAAGCTAAGGTAAAAACTCACCCTTTAGCAAGATATGCAGGAGCAATAGGGGCAGCTTTAACGGCTAAAAAGATTAAATAAAAAAATGCAGCATTGCTGCATTTTTTTATTTTGATTTTCTATTTATAAAGTTAACTTTTATAAAAGTAATTACTAAATAAGCAGTAACTGTAATCATTATAATAGAAGCACCAGATGGTATGTGAAACTGGTATGAAATAACTAAACCAACTATGCATAAAAACATTCCAAGAAAAATAGATAATATCATTATATTTCTAAGGTTACTAGAAAAATGTTTGGCAATAGCTGGGGGAACCGTAAGTAGTGCGATTACAAGTATTATTCCGACAACTCTTATTAAAACAACTATGGTGCAAGCAATTATTATAAAAAGTAAATACTCAAGAAAGCAGGTATTTACTCCTAAAGTGCTTAGAAATTCTGCGTCAAATAAATAAGACTTAAAAAGATTGAAAAAAGAAAATATGGTGAATACAATTAGTAGGTCTAAAACTAAAGTTATTTTTATATCCATTAGGGATACTGTTAGTATATCCCCAAATAAATAAGAGGACATATCAGGTGGGTAAGAAGGCATAAAGGAAATAAATAATATTCCAAGGGCCATACCCATAGACCAAAACATTCCGATTAAAGCATCTGAGTTTGTGTGAGTTTTTCTTTTTATTGTAGTTATGCCAATAGCAGAAAATATTGAAAAAACTAAAGCCCCTATAATAGGTTCTATGCCTAAAAAATAGCCAAGACCAACACCGCCGAAAGCAGTATGAGCAATGCCGCCACTCATCATTACTAATTTTTTTCAACAATTATAGTGCCTACGATGCCGCAGGCAATACTAGCTAAGATAGCACTTACAAAAGCATGCTGTAAAAATGTATATTTAAAAAGTGCAGCTATCATCATAATCCTCCTTTTGGAAGTTACCGCCTAAATAGATTTCCTCTAAAGGTTTATCTAAATTCTTATTTAATAAAGGAGCGCCTTTGTAAGAAATAGTTTTATTTAAGCAAGCTATAGAATTTGCATAATCATATACGTAATTAATATCGTGACTTACCATTATTATTGTTTTCTCTTTATTTAATTCTTTAAGTAGGGAATAGATTTGCTTTTTAGAATCCACATCTAAGCTTGCTGTAGGTTCATCTAAAAGTAAAATCTCAGGGTTTGCAATTAGAGCTCTTGCAATTAAAACTCTTTGCATTTGACCTCCAGAAAGCATACCTATTTGCCTATTTTTAAACTCTCCTATGTGAAGTTTATTTAAGATGTTTTCTGCATTATCATATTCTTTTTTAGAGTATCTTCTAAAAATTTTTCTGGATTTATTAATTCTACCGCAGAGAACAACTTCTATTACAGTTATAGGAAAGTGTTTATCAAATTTTGAAAACTGAGGTATATAACCAAGGTCAATAGAGGAGTTATTAAAGTTTTTCCCACAAACTTTTATACTACCTTCTTTTGGCTTTATAAAACCTAAAATGCTCTTTAATAAGGTGCTTTTACCACCACCATTAGGACCTAGAATAGCTAAAAAGTCACCTTTTTTTACTAATAAGTTAATATGCTCTAGGGCACAAACATTATCATAATATACAGTTAAATTTTTTATATCAAGTATGTTATCCATAGAATATAATACCTTTCTATTTATTACTTTCAGCTATGGCTTTTGCCATAGACTTAATATTTTCAATATAATTTGAAGCAAGTGGGGAAAGTTCTTTTGATTTTCCTTTTATAGATTCTGCAAAAGCAGTAGATTGCTTGCTGTCAACTTCGTCTTGATAAAACACAACTTTCAAATCCTCTTTTTTTGCAAAATCAATAACTTTTTCCATATCTTTAGGAGAAGCTTCTTTACCTTCTTTTTCAAGGGCTACCATATTTAAATTATAATCTTCTGCAAAATATCCAAAGGCAGGGTGATAGACTATGAAATTTCTATTTTTCATATTTTTCAAGGTGTTTTTAACATAGATATCTAAATCATCTAAACTTTTTATGTAATTACTAGCATTGTTTTCGTATATTTTTTTATTTTTTGGGTCAAGAGAAGATAAGTCATCCTTTATAGCTTCTACCATTATTTTTGCTCTTTTTGGTGAAAGCCATATATGTGGGTCCATGCTATTTTCTCCAAATTTTCTTGGCTTATATGTGTTTTGTACCGTACTAAATAAATCTATTATCTTAACATTTTCATTCATTGATTTAACTTTAGGAAGTATAGATGAAGCTTCTGTAGGAACTCCAATTGTAAAGTAACTTTTAGCAGAGCTAAAGGCTTCAAGTATTTCTGGGGTAGGCTGACTGTTTTCAGGACTCTTTCCTTTTGGAACTAGAGTAACTACGTTGACTAAATCCCCAGCTACTTTCTTTACAAAAGTTTCCTCAGGAACAATTGAAACAGCTACAGTTAATTTATCCTTAGAAGTATTGTCCTTATTGTAAGAAGTGTTCTTAGTACAACCGCTCATTAAAAACACAAGGCAAAGTATAATGAATGAAAGTTTTAATTTTCTTATTTTTTTCATATAAATCCTCCTTAAAAAAACTAAATGCAAATGATTTGCATTTATATTGTATATATTTATATAGATTTTGTCAATGTTTATTAGTATATGGATTTATATTACATTTTGTCCAAGTAAATGCTTTGGTAAACAAATAAGACCAAGAAATATATTTAAATCAATATTTCTTGGTCTTACATTTAATTTTCGTGAAAGTCAAACTTTCTTATTATAAATACTATTTATATATCTAGTAAATTCTTTTCATATACAGAATATAGCTCTCTAAGTTCTTCCATATTTTTGTCTAACTCAAGTTGAAGATGAGACAAAGTTCCGTAGTCTTTAGATATACTAGCTTCTTTTATTTGAGTGAAAAGACTCTTTCTGTCAATACTATCTTTCATAATGTATTTTCTAAGATTATCAATTTTTATCCAGTAAGATAAGTCAAGGTCTAGTGCTAAATCAGAAGAGTGAAGTTTCTTAAAGCTTCTAACTTCTTTCATGTAATCATTTATAATTCTATGGTTTATTTCCATAACCCATCTTTTTAGAACAGCTGATTTAAAGCCATTTATTATTTTTCCATCAAATACATCGCCTTTTTTTAGCACCTGTACTTTTTCCTGATGTTTGTCTAAGGCAATTAAATTCTCATATACTGTAGATGGCGCTTTTCCAAAGAATTTAACCCTTTCTTCGTTGTCGTATTCTTCAAATACATCTTCTTCACTTCTATACATTCTATAAGTTTCTAAATAATCTGTAGTTTCACCAAAAGGTTTTGATAACTCTTTTAACAAGTCATTTTCTGATTTGTTATTTGATATAGCGTATTCTATGCAATCTATCATTGCCATGCACATAGAAGCTACACATAAATATGTGTTTGTATGTGGGTTTGGTGCTCTTAATTCAAATCTTGTAGCAAGTGGGTTTGCAAGATCTCTTATAAGTCCTAATAGTATAGTTCTGTTTCTTGAAGGAACATCTACTGAATGACCTAAAGAAGTTACTATACATACAGGTGCTTCAAATCCAGGTTTTAATCGCTTAAGAGCATTGTAAGTATAAGAAACAAAAGGGTTTATGACTTCGTAGTTCTTTAATATTCCCATTAAAGATGCATAGCCAATTGTACTTAAGAAATGATCTTTTTTAGTTGAAAACATATTTATAATTTTGCCTTGTTTTGTCTTTAAAGTTACACTTACGTGAGTGTGTTTTCCACTTCCGGCAACTCCATCTATAGGTTTTGCAAGGAAGGTTACATCAAGACCATTTGATCTAAAGGATTCTCTTATTATGTCTTTAACAAAAATTTCATTGTCCGCAGTTTGAATTGCATTTGAATATTTCCAGTCAATTTCTAATTGTTCCATTATGTGAGTTAGTGTTCCCGCTTCGTTAATTTTTGCCTGTACTCCACCTACTTCTTTATGTCCCATCTCAGGTTCAAATCCGTATTTTGCCATAGTAATAAGGGATTGTTCTAAAGAGGTTCTAACAGCTCCTTTAGTGTTGTTCCAGTATTGTTCTTGAAGTACTTGAGATGTAGATAGCTCCTCTACATGGGCCTCATTGTTAGGTGTTTTTACCCAAAATTCTAATTCTGTAGCAGTTGTTAAAAATATGTCTTCTATATCTTCGTATTTAATTCCGTAGCTTGTAAGTGAGTTAGGATTATTTTTAAAAAGATTCAAAAGAGTTGATTTAAAGTGCTGAACAGCATTTTTAAGGATTGAACGAGAGTCCACAGCTTTGTTATCGTGAATTAAGAAACAAGGGATTCTAAGAGTACCAACAGGTAGTTTGGTTTCAGGATCTATGTGTTCAAAGTTGTAGTCTATAAACCAATTTTTGTCTATATCAGGAACCATGTCTACTTTTGCGTTGTTTAGGGTGGCTATTCCGTTAAGGACAACTGAAGAACCGTCAGTTTGAACAGCGCCTTTTAAAAAGCCGTTTATATCTTCTAAGAAAAGTGAGATTGGAATTTTTTCATCTGTGTCATTTCCGGACAAATCCACTCCTACTAGAGATACAAATTTTATTTCTGGATGAGATAGCAAAAGATTTTTTAAAGTTTCTTCTGAATGACATTCTTTAGAAATTGTGTATAATAATTCACTCATAAAATTAATCCTCCTAAAAAAATAATATGTTCAAAATTCTACAATAATAATTTGCAATTGTCAATGATAGTTTCTGCAAATTTTTAAATTAAATCATGGATTTTTTAGAAAATTTCAATTTATTAAAATTTTTTTAAATTTGTATTTATGCTCATTATTTTGATAAAATGTTTAAGTATAAGAATTTATTAAAAAGTGCAAGGTGGTGTACATAAATGGAGGATAAATATAGACCAATTGGCCTTATGGATTCAGGTTTAGGTGGATTAAGTGTTTTAAAAGAAGCTTTGAAACTTCTGCCAAATGAGGATTTTATATATTATGGTGATACAAAGAATGCACCTTATGGAACTAAAGATATGAAAGAAGTTAAGGAACTTACTAAAAGGGTTGTCAATTTACTTATAGATAAAGGCGTTAAGGCTGTAGTGATTGCTTGTAATACTGCAACTAGTGTTGCTGTAGATGAAATAAGAAAAGAATATTCAATACCTATTATAGGCATTGAGCCAGCTTTAAAGCCTGCAGTTAAAATAAATAGAAAAGGATGCATTATAATAATGGCAACTACGCTAACCCTAGCAGAGAAAAAATTTAAGAATTTAATGGAAAAATATAGCGAGAAATCTAAGATAGTATCCCTTCCATGTCCTGGACTTGTGGAATTTGTAGAAAGTGGGAACATTGATGGAGTAGAAGTTAGGGATTACCTAAATGAGAAATTAGAACCATTTAAAACTGAGGGAATAGGCTCTATTGTGCTTGGGTGCACACATTATCCTTTTGTTAGAAACGCAATAAAGGATATAGTAGGTGAAGAAGTGCCAATAATAGATGGAAGTATAGGTACCTCTAAGCAGTTAAAAAGACAGCTTCAATCAAAAGGAATGTTAAATGATAAAAAAGAAAAGGGAGAACTTAAAATATTTAATTCCCTTGAAGATAGTAAGGTTATCGATCTAAGCTATAGGCTTATAAATGAAAAAATATAAATAATTAATAATTAATAATTAATAAATAATTAATAATAGCTCATATATTAAATACTAACCATAGAATTTGGCTAGTATTTAATAGTTTCTTATTGATGTTTATGAATTCTTGCCTTATGTTATTTTAAGCATTTTTTACAATATTCTAAGCACTTTTAGAGGCAATTTATTAAAAACTTTTAGTTATAATAAGGCCTGTAGTTCTTAGAAGGTTTAATTTGTCTAGTTTATGTTGCTTTGAAACTAAGAACGTAATTAATGATAAAAGAATAGAATAATAGTATGAATTCAGCCAATATCATAAGAAATAAGGTGATGATTGTGAAAGGTTTTGTTTTGGACAAGATAAAAGAGGAAGATGCACACATAAATGAGAATGAAGTGATTAGCTTAGA is part of the Haloimpatiens sp. FM7315 genome and harbors:
- a CDS encoding acyl-CoA dehydratase activase, coding for MHYVGIDMGSTATKVVVMKEDEVKIKFYVPAGWNSVETSEDILRKLEDMGINKDNSKVVATGYGRVSVPYADKTVTEITCHGRGAYFLCGNDCTVIDVGGQDTKVITVENGMVTDFLMNDKCSAGTGRFLEIMASKLGIGIEDLCRLSMEGGGVTISSMCTVFAESEVISLVAKGKNREDIAFAIVDSIVSKVNSLCLRHSSSKHYFFTGGLCENKYFVEKLSLKLEAKVKTHPLARYAGAIGAALTAKKIK
- a CDS encoding metal ABC transporter permease; its protein translation is MMSGGIAHTAFGGVGLGYFLGIEPIIGALVFSIFSAIGITTIKRKTHTNSDALIGMFWSMGMALGILFISFMPSYPPDMSSYLFGDILTVSLMDIKITLVLDLLIVFTIFSFFNLFKSYLFDAEFLSTLGVNTCFLEYLLFIIIACTIVVLIRVVGIILVIALLTVPPAIAKHFSSNLRNIMILSIFLGMFLCIVGLVISYQFHIPSGASIIMITVTAYLVITFIKVNFINRKSK
- a CDS encoding metal ABC transporter ATP-binding protein, translating into MDNILDIKNLTVYYDNVCALEHINLLVKKGDFLAILGPNGGGKSTLLKSILGFIKPKEGSIKVCGKNFNNSSIDLGYIPQFSKFDKHFPITVIEVVLCGRINKSRKIFRRYSKKEYDNAENILNKLHIGEFKNRQIGMLSGGQMQRVLIARALIANPEILLLDEPTASLDVDSKKQIYSLLKELNKEKTIIMVSHDINYVYDYANSIACLNKTISYKGAPLLNKNLDKPLEEIYLGGNFQKEDYDDSCTF
- a CDS encoding metal ABC transporter solute-binding protein, Zn/Mn family; translated protein: MKKIRKLKLSFIILCLVFLMSGCTKNTSYNKDNTSKDKLTVAVSIVPEETFVKKVAGDLVNVVTLVPKGKSPENSQPTPEILEAFSSAKSYFTIGVPTEASSILPKVKSMNENVKIIDLFSTVQNTYKPRKFGENSMDPHIWLSPKRAKIMVEAIKDDLSSLDPKNKKIYENNASNYIKSLDDLDIYVKNTLKNMKNRNFIVYHPAFGYFAEDYNLNMVALEKEGKEASPKDMEKVIDFAKKEDLKVVFYQDEVDSKQSTAFAESIKGKSKELSPLASNYIENIKSMAKAIAESNK
- a CDS encoding glutamine synthetase, which produces MSELLYTISKECHSEETLKNLLLSHPEIKFVSLVGVDLSGNDTDEKIPISLFLEDINGFLKGAVQTDGSSVVLNGIATLNNAKVDMVPDIDKNWFIDYNFEHIDPETKLPVGTLRIPCFLIHDNKAVDSRSILKNAVQHFKSTLLNLFKNNPNSLTSYGIKYEDIEDIFLTTATELEFWVKTPNNEAHVEELSTSQVLQEQYWNNTKGAVRTSLEQSLITMAKYGFEPEMGHKEVGGVQAKINEAGTLTHIMEQLEIDWKYSNAIQTADNEIFVKDIIRESFRSNGLDVTFLAKPIDGVAGSGKHTHVSVTLKTKQGKIINMFSTKKDHFLSTIGYASLMGILKNYEVINPFVSYTYNALKRLKPGFEAPVCIVTSLGHSVDVPSRNRTILLGLIRDLANPLATRFELRAPNPHTNTYLCVASMCMAMIDCIEYAISNNKSENDLLKELSKPFGETTDYLETYRMYRSEEDVFEEYDNEERVKFFGKAPSTVYENLIALDKHQEKVQVLKKGDVFDGKIINGFKSAVLKRWVMEINHRIINDYMKEVRSFKKLHSSDLALDLDLSYWIKIDNLRKYIMKDSIDRKSLFTQIKEASISKDYGTLSHLQLELDKNMEELRELYSVYEKNLLDI
- the murI gene encoding glutamate racemase, whose amino-acid sequence is MEDKYRPIGLMDSGLGGLSVLKEALKLLPNEDFIYYGDTKNAPYGTKDMKEVKELTKRVVNLLIDKGVKAVVIACNTATSVAVDEIRKEYSIPIIGIEPALKPAVKINRKGCIIIMATTLTLAEKKFKNLMEKYSEKSKIVSLPCPGLVEFVESGNIDGVEVRDYLNEKLEPFKTEGIGSIVLGCTHYPFVRNAIKDIVGEEVPIIDGSIGTSKQLKRQLQSKGMLNDKKEKGELKIFNSLEDSKVIDLSYRLINEKI